From a single Paenibacillus sp. FSL W8-0426 genomic region:
- a CDS encoding prolyl oligopeptidase family serine peptidase, whose product MSQTANRLTKQVVKTVSIEYLLHIPKAAKMSTDRTWPVILFLHGSGERGDDVEKVKEHGLPAIVSKDDDFPFIVISPQCPEDDFWAMQKEVVMAVLEHVLANTPADPKRVYLTGLSMGGYGAWGLPADYPGVFAAVAPVCGGISPSKAERLKDTPIWAFHGAKDDVVPLSESENIVDALKALNADVRLTVYPEGNHNAWDETYANPELYEWFLKHTLA is encoded by the coding sequence ATGAGCCAAACGGCGAACCGATTGACCAAACAGGTTGTCAAAACGGTTTCGATCGAATATTTGCTGCATATCCCGAAGGCCGCCAAGATGTCTACGGACAGGACGTGGCCCGTCATTCTTTTCCTTCATGGATCGGGAGAACGAGGCGATGATGTGGAGAAGGTAAAAGAGCACGGATTGCCGGCCATCGTAAGCAAGGATGATGACTTTCCATTTATCGTCATTTCGCCGCAGTGCCCGGAGGATGACTTTTGGGCGATGCAAAAGGAAGTGGTCATGGCCGTGCTTGAACATGTTCTTGCGAACACGCCTGCGGACCCGAAAAGGGTGTATTTGACGGGACTCAGCATGGGGGGATACGGCGCGTGGGGACTTCCCGCGGATTATCCGGGCGTGTTTGCGGCGGTCGCACCGGTATGCGGCGGCATTTCTCCTTCCAAGGCGGAGCGATTAAAGGATACCCCGATTTGGGCGTTTCATGGCGCGAAGGATGATGTCGTTCCATTGTCCGAATCCGAAAATATCGTTGATGCCTTGAAGGCATTGAATGCCGACGTGCGGTTGACGGTATATCCGGAAGGCAACCATAACGCCTGGGATGAGACGTATGCCAATCCGGAATTATACGAATGGTTTTTAAAGCATACGCTGGCATGA
- a CDS encoding beta-galactosidase has product MSSGMHTGDSVIRYTLNQPDKQIRPGMMSGRGGRNPHGDFYDFTNYYMTRNGKPHIPVVGEFHFARFAHLQWEEELLKMKAGGVNIVATYVFWNFHEEEEGVFDWANHLNLRHFVDLCGKHELALIVRIGPFCHGEVRNGGMPDWLFSYPFEVRSNDSGYLHYAARLYRQIARQLKGQYFQEGGPIIGVQLENEYMHAGAPLDAWGYKAGKYITSGRDGQEHLAKLREIAMDAGIRPLFFTATAWGGAAVPEGGVLPMLAGYAYTPWIPDQPPSGEYLFRDLHESPMERVQYDSREYPAAYCELAGGMQVSYHARPYVDASSVEAMTVVKLANGSNLIGFYMYHGGTNPASQKGYLNEHALPKMTYDYQAPLGEFGRVGESYDRIRMLSMFLEAYGETLAPMGCVIPEEQQTLTPDDTTGLRWSMRQQGGSGFVFLNNYQDHVQMPDRQVRLELDTPHGIVNYPYEGSLQLKSGCAAILPFHLDLYGIRLVSATVQPLTRFASEENDEVTVVFYEHEGMKAEYVFEASSINSLEMERGSFQEQDRMVVIYPEPGKDSDIKVTTANGRIIRMFTLTREEALQTYRFRLGGQERLIIGKGHLYVKHDQLICTSPGSAETELAIYPMPDQVAASAFAELSCGKQGQFGLYRLKVPVYTPELQIEYPKEHTAVLHMNTTWPEQIEDVFVEVDYEGDVAQAYLHRRMLTDHIQYGDTWKIGLKEFVMELDERPLRLIITPIRKGTVTSFVNQAYVEQFDGIELGEFRRIEAVPHYRVGLTVNG; this is encoded by the coding sequence ATGAGTTCAGGCATGCACACGGGAGATTCCGTTATCCGTTATACGCTGAATCAACCGGACAAGCAGATTCGCCCGGGAATGATGTCCGGCCGAGGCGGCAGAAATCCGCACGGCGATTTTTATGATTTTACCAACTATTATATGACCCGAAACGGCAAACCCCATATTCCGGTGGTGGGCGAATTTCACTTTGCCCGATTTGCGCATTTGCAATGGGAAGAAGAACTGCTGAAGATGAAGGCAGGCGGGGTCAACATCGTGGCTACCTACGTTTTCTGGAACTTCCATGAAGAAGAGGAGGGTGTGTTCGACTGGGCGAACCACCTGAATTTGCGTCATTTCGTGGATCTTTGCGGCAAACATGAGCTGGCCCTGATCGTCCGCATCGGTCCGTTCTGTCATGGAGAAGTCCGCAATGGAGGCATGCCCGATTGGCTGTTCAGTTATCCTTTCGAAGTCAGATCGAACGATTCCGGATACCTGCACTACGCTGCGCGTTTGTATCGACAGATTGCACGGCAATTGAAGGGACAGTACTTTCAGGAAGGCGGGCCGATCATCGGTGTTCAGTTGGAAAACGAGTACATGCATGCCGGAGCGCCCTTGGACGCTTGGGGATATAAGGCTGGCAAATACATTACTTCCGGGCGGGACGGGCAGGAGCATTTAGCCAAGCTGCGCGAAATTGCGATGGATGCAGGCATTCGCCCATTGTTTTTTACCGCTACGGCTTGGGGAGGGGCCGCCGTGCCTGAAGGAGGCGTGCTGCCCATGCTGGCAGGATACGCCTATACGCCGTGGATTCCCGATCAACCGCCAAGCGGGGAGTATTTGTTCCGCGACTTGCATGAATCTCCGATGGAGCGGGTGCAGTATGACAGCCGCGAATACCCCGCAGCCTACTGCGAGCTGGCGGGAGGAATGCAGGTCAGCTACCATGCCCGGCCTTACGTCGACGCAAGCAGCGTGGAAGCGATGACGGTGGTGAAGCTGGCGAACGGCAGCAACCTGATCGGTTTTTACATGTATCACGGGGGGACCAATCCTGCCTCGCAAAAGGGTTATTTGAACGAGCATGCCTTGCCCAAAATGACGTACGACTACCAGGCACCGCTCGGCGAATTCGGACGGGTTGGCGAATCGTATGACCGCATCCGCATGTTATCCATGTTCCTGGAAGCTTACGGCGAAACGCTTGCGCCGATGGGCTGCGTCATTCCCGAAGAGCAGCAAACGTTGACGCCGGACGATACGACAGGGCTGCGCTGGTCCATGCGCCAGCAAGGCGGTTCGGGATTTGTTTTCCTGAACAATTATCAGGATCATGTGCAGATGCCGGATCGGCAGGTACGCCTTGAGTTGGATACACCCCACGGCATTGTGAATTACCCATATGAGGGAAGCCTGCAGCTGAAAAGCGGGTGCGCCGCCATTTTGCCGTTCCATCTCGATCTATATGGCATCAGACTGGTCAGTGCCACGGTGCAGCCGCTTACCCGTTTCGCATCGGAAGAAAACGACGAGGTTACCGTTGTATTTTATGAGCATGAAGGGATGAAAGCGGAATATGTTTTTGAAGCTTCTTCCATAAACAGCCTTGAAATGGAGAGAGGAAGCTTCCAGGAACAAGACCGGATGGTTGTGATCTACCCCGAGCCGGGCAAGGATAGTGATATCAAGGTGACCACGGCCAATGGACGCATCATCCGCATGTTCACGCTGACCCGCGAGGAAGCGCTGCAAACGTATCGTTTTCGGTTAGGCGGTCAAGAACGTCTCATTATCGGCAAGGGTCATCTTTACGTCAAACACGATCAGTTGATCTGTACTTCGCCGGGTTCGGCAGAAACGGAATTGGCTATATATCCCATGCCGGATCAGGTTGCCGCGTCCGCCTTTGCCGAACTGTCATGCGGAAAACAAGGGCAGTTCGGACTCTACAGGCTGAAGGTTCCCGTCTACACCCCCGAATTGCAGATCGAGTATCCGAAGGAGCACACGGCCGTCCTCCATATGAATACCACATGGCCCGAACAGATCGAGGATGTGTTCGTGGAAGTGGATTATGAGGGAGACGTGGCACAGGCTTATCTCCACCGGCGGATGCTGACGGATCATATTCAATACGGGGATACATGGAAAATCGGATTGAAGGAGTTCGTTATGGAGCTGGACGAGCGCCCGCTAAGATTAATCATTACGCCGATTCGAAAGGGAACGGTAACGAGCTTTGTCAATCAGGCTTACGTCGAACAATTTGATGGGATCGAGCTGGGGGAATTCCGCCGAATCGAGGCTGTACCTCATTACCGGGTTGGTTTGACCGTGAACGGATAA
- a CDS encoding N-acetyltransferase — protein MEITLVRNEVRKQGAYCMRSMQQSPGYVRKVEWTEKQASAGLNYLQLKRGKKTLGFIEYAPGEQAWRVVHADGYLVIHCLWVGETGSGLGTELIRHCIEDARQQGKRGVAVLTSTDSGWAPDPAIFVKNGFVPADQAMDLFGLYVYPLRGDAEMQQSPARFPDNWRERLDMYPDGLTVLRTDQCPYLEIATHNLLAAARSIGIEPNIIEIETRERMMELAPSPYGVFHVVYRGELISYHRMTPKGFLKRISEIDRQQSKQAP, from the coding sequence ATGGAGATAACGCTTGTACGGAATGAAGTTCGGAAACAGGGAGCCTACTGCATGCGCAGCATGCAGCAATCCCCCGGTTACGTGAGAAAAGTCGAATGGACGGAGAAGCAGGCGAGTGCCGGACTGAACTATCTCCAGTTGAAACGAGGAAAAAAAACGCTTGGATTCATCGAATATGCTCCAGGCGAGCAAGCGTGGAGAGTCGTTCATGCGGACGGGTACTTGGTAATCCACTGTTTGTGGGTGGGCGAGACCGGAAGCGGGCTTGGAACAGAGCTGATCCGGCATTGCATCGAAGATGCCCGGCAGCAGGGGAAACGGGGAGTGGCCGTGCTGACCAGCACGGATTCGGGATGGGCGCCCGACCCGGCCATATTTGTCAAAAACGGCTTTGTACCGGCGGATCAAGCCATGGATTTATTCGGGCTATATGTATATCCGTTACGCGGAGATGCGGAAATGCAGCAATCCCCCGCCCGGTTTCCGGACAATTGGCGTGAAAGGCTGGACATGTATCCGGACGGCCTTACCGTGCTGCGCACGGATCAATGTCCTTATCTTGAAATTGCCACCCACAACCTGCTCGCAGCGGCAAGATCCATCGGTATTGAGCCAAACATCATCGAGATCGAAACACGCGAGCGCATGATGGAATTGGCCCCAAGTCCTTACGGCGTCTTTCATGTCGTTTATCGCGGGGAATTGATTTCGTACCACCGGATGACGCCGAAAGGTTTTCTGAAACGGATCAGCGAAATCGACCGGCAACAGTCAAAGCAGGCACCTTGA
- a CDS encoding bifunctional aldolase/short-chain dehydrogenase, with protein sequence MVQSLWNSAQASEKTTGLEQLVYRSNLIGADRSVCNIYGGNTSTKTTVKDFRGRDIEVMYVKGSGSDLGSMEAKHFTGLALEDIRPLIEREAMTDEEMVEYLGHCMIDAKHPRASIETLLHAFLPYKHVDHTHPDAIISLCCADNGKELAKEIYGDRFVWVPYVRPGFTLSKMIAESVFSNPNAELVLMEKHGLVTWGETSEECYAQTIKIINEAEAFIEARVDEGSLFGGVKHTALPAEVRRQIVAQVMPTLRGAVSDSKKMILSFDDQDDVLAFVGGANSPKLSQVGAACPDHLVHTKVVPLFIDWTPNADDVDGLKEKLVQGVAAYKEQYKQYFEENKNEGDVMFEAAPRVILIPGIGMINTGKSWALSQVSGALYHRAIAVMRGATSLGEFVSLSANESYNVEYWPLELYKLSLAPAETEFSRKVAFITGGAGGIGSETARRLVSEGAHVVLADLNLEGAQKVAQEINDQYGANRAYALKMDVTDEAAVQAAYAEVAVQYGGVDIIVNNAGLATSSPFDETSLKEWNLNMNVLGTGYFLVAREAFKLMKQQGIGGSMVFIGSKNSVYAGKSASAYSAAKALEAHLARCIAAEGGEFGIRVNTILPDAILQGSAIWNGSWRNERAAAYGIEPDQLEEYYRKRTTLLVNIYPKDIAEGIAFFASSKSEKTTGCMMTIDGGVPAAFTR encoded by the coding sequence ATGGTACAGAGTTTATGGAATTCAGCGCAGGCTTCGGAGAAAACAACGGGACTCGAACAGTTGGTCTACCGTTCCAACCTGATCGGAGCAGACCGCAGCGTATGTAATATTTATGGCGGCAACACGTCCACGAAAACAACCGTGAAGGATTTCCGCGGTCGCGATATCGAAGTGATGTATGTCAAAGGCAGCGGTTCCGACCTGGGTTCCATGGAAGCGAAGCATTTTACGGGGCTGGCGCTGGAGGATATCCGCCCGCTGATCGAACGCGAAGCGATGACCGATGAAGAGATGGTAGAGTATTTGGGGCATTGCATGATCGATGCGAAACATCCGCGTGCTTCCATCGAGACGCTTTTGCATGCGTTCCTTCCATATAAACATGTGGACCATACACATCCGGATGCGATTATCAGCCTTTGCTGCGCGGATAACGGCAAGGAGCTGGCCAAAGAGATTTACGGCGACCGTTTCGTATGGGTCCCATACGTGCGCCCGGGATTCACGTTGTCCAAGATGATTGCTGAAAGCGTATTCTCCAATCCGAATGCCGAGTTGGTGCTGATGGAGAAGCACGGCCTGGTTACATGGGGAGAAACCTCCGAGGAATGTTATGCGCAAACGATCAAAATCATCAATGAAGCCGAAGCGTTCATCGAAGCACGCGTGGATGAAGGCAGCCTGTTCGGCGGCGTGAAACATACGGCACTGCCCGCAGAGGTACGTCGCCAAATCGTGGCCCAGGTCATGCCTACACTGCGGGGTGCCGTTTCGGACAGTAAAAAAATGATTCTTTCCTTCGATGACCAGGACGACGTGCTCGCTTTCGTCGGCGGTGCAAATTCCCCGAAACTGTCTCAAGTGGGAGCGGCTTGCCCGGATCACCTCGTTCATACCAAAGTGGTGCCTTTGTTCATCGATTGGACGCCAAACGCGGACGACGTGGACGGCTTGAAAGAAAAGCTCGTGCAAGGCGTGGCCGCTTACAAGGAGCAGTACAAGCAATACTTTGAAGAAAACAAAAACGAAGGCGACGTCATGTTCGAAGCGGCGCCGCGCGTCATCCTCATCCCGGGCATCGGCATGATCAACACAGGCAAGAGCTGGGCGCTCTCCCAGGTCAGCGGCGCGCTCTACCATCGCGCGATCGCGGTCATGCGCGGGGCAACGAGCCTCGGCGAGTTCGTGTCGCTTAGTGCGAACGAATCCTATAACGTGGAATACTGGCCGCTCGAGCTGTACAAATTGTCCCTCGCTCCGGCAGAAACCGAATTTTCGCGCAAGGTGGCCTTCATTACGGGCGGCGCGGGCGGTATCGGCAGTGAGACGGCGCGCAGACTCGTGTCCGAAGGCGCTCACGTCGTATTGGCGGACTTGAACCTCGAAGGTGCGCAAAAAGTAGCGCAGGAGATCAATGACCAGTATGGTGCAAACCGTGCTTACGCCCTTAAAATGGATGTAACGGATGAAGCAGCCGTTCAGGCCGCATATGCTGAAGTTGCCGTGCAATACGGCGGCGTGGACATTATCGTGAACAACGCAGGGCTGGCAACGTCGAGCCCGTTTGACGAAACGTCGCTGAAAGAATGGAACCTGAACATGAACGTGCTCGGCACGGGATATTTCCTGGTGGCCCGCGAAGCGTTCAAGCTGATGAAACAGCAGGGTATCGGCGGCAGCATGGTGTTCATCGGTTCGAAGAACTCCGTCTATGCGGGCAAAAGCGCGTCCGCTTACAGCGCAGCCAAGGCACTGGAAGCTCATCTGGCCCGCTGCATCGCGGCGGAAGGCGGCGAATTCGGCATTCGGGTCAACACGATTCTGCCGGATGCCATCCTGCAGGGTTCGGCGATCTGGAACGGTTCGTGGAGAAACGAACGTGCAGCTGCTTACGGCATCGAGCCGGACCAATTGGAAGAGTATTACCGCAAACGTACGACATTGCTCGTGAACATTTATCCAAAAGACATTGCCGAGGGCATCGCTTTCTTCGCTTCGTCCAAATCGGAAAAAACGACAGGCTGCATGATGACGATCGACGGCGGCGTACCGGCAGCATTCACGCGATAA
- the rhaA gene encoding L-rhamnose isomerase → MDNQVKQAYEAAKSLYAQHGIDTDEVLKKLADIKVSVHCWQGDDVKGFLNKDGELTGGISVTGQYPGAATTPAELRSDLEKAFSLIPGKHKVNLHAIYADTDEQVELDRLEPKHYENWVKWAKEQGLGLDFNPTCFSHEKSSDGFTLSHPDPEIRQFWIDHCKASRRIGAYFGEQLGQTCVTNVWVPDGFKDNPVDRMAPRKRLKESLDEVFAEKLDPKHHLDAVESKLFGLGSEAYVVGSHEFYMGYGLQNDTLICLDAGHFHPTEVISNKLSSLALFTSGILLHVSRPMRWDSDHVVIMDDELLEIARELVRHDLLSTTHIGLDFFDASINRVAAWVVGTRNTIKALLRAMLEPVDALKQAELEGDYTMRLALTEEFKSYPFGAIWDYYCAQQGVPVREQWIADVQSYEKEVLSQRQ, encoded by the coding sequence ATGGACAATCAAGTCAAACAGGCTTACGAAGCGGCCAAATCGCTTTATGCCCAACATGGAATCGACACGGACGAGGTGCTCAAAAAACTCGCGGACATCAAGGTCTCGGTGCACTGCTGGCAAGGCGATGACGTTAAAGGTTTCCTTAACAAGGATGGGGAGCTGACCGGCGGCATTTCGGTAACGGGACAATATCCCGGGGCGGCTACGACGCCTGCGGAGCTTCGCAGCGATTTGGAAAAAGCCTTCTCGCTGATCCCTGGCAAACATAAAGTGAACCTGCATGCCATCTATGCGGATACGGACGAGCAGGTGGAATTGGATCGGCTTGAACCGAAGCACTACGAAAATTGGGTGAAATGGGCGAAAGAACAAGGGCTTGGATTGGATTTCAACCCGACGTGCTTCTCTCATGAAAAATCCAGCGACGGCTTTACGCTGAGCCATCCCGATCCGGAAATCCGCCAATTCTGGATTGACCACTGCAAAGCATCGCGCCGCATCGGCGCTTACTTCGGCGAGCAGCTCGGGCAAACTTGCGTCACGAACGTCTGGGTTCCCGACGGCTTCAAAGACAATCCGGTCGATCGCATGGCACCTCGCAAACGGCTTAAAGAATCCCTTGACGAAGTATTTGCGGAGAAGCTTGATCCAAAGCATCATTTGGATGCGGTAGAGAGCAAGCTGTTCGGTCTGGGCTCCGAAGCGTACGTGGTCGGTTCGCATGAGTTTTACATGGGGTATGGCCTGCAAAATGATACGCTAATCTGCCTCGATGCCGGGCATTTCCATCCGACAGAGGTCATCTCGAACAAGTTGTCTTCTCTCGCTTTGTTTACGAGCGGCATTTTGCTGCACGTCAGCCGTCCGATGCGCTGGGATAGCGATCATGTCGTCATTATGGACGATGAGCTGCTGGAAATCGCGCGCGAGCTTGTCCGCCATGATTTGCTGTCCACGACGCATATCGGCCTTGATTTCTTTGATGCAAGCATCAACCGCGTAGCTGCCTGGGTTGTCGGTACGCGCAATACGATCAAAGCGCTGCTGCGAGCCATGCTGGAGCCTGTGGACGCATTGAAACAAGCTGAACTGGAAGGCGACTATACCATGCGTCTGGCGCTCACCGAAGAGTTCAAGTCTTATCCGTTCGGTGCGATCTGGGATTATTATTGCGCACAGCAAGGCGTGCCGGTACGCGAGCAATGGATTGCTGACGTTCAATCGTACGAAAAGGAAGTATTGTCGCAGCGGCAATAA
- a CDS encoding ribonuclease J produces MNPDDNKLFVAALGGVNEIGKNMYIIQYRRDIIVVDCGSKFPDETLPGIDLIVPDVSYLLENEEMVKGLIVTHGHEDHIGGIPYFLKQLNIPVYASRLTRGLIELKLREHRMLRETDMHTIDAKSNITLGEFDVSFFATSHSIPDCLGIFFRTPVGNVVHTGDFKFDMSPASGPYPDLHRMAEIGKQGVHLLLSESTNAERPGFTPSERVVGDHILDAFIRAKQKIFISTFASNVSRVQQIVNATFQTGRKLALLGRSMVNVVDVASELGYLDVPEGLLIEAVDVEQFAPSEVVVLCTGSQGEPMAALSRLSSGKHPHVRVAAGDTVILAAGAIPGNERNLAHVIDNLYVLGAKVIYGSGGSTGMHVSGHGSQEELKLMLTLMKPEYLVPVHGEFRMLYQHRLLAESVGMDGDHVFIVNNGQMVQYKDGTASLGPRIPSGNSLVDGLIMGDVGNVVLRDRRQLSSDGMLVIVTTLSKTEKQMVTAPEIISRGFVFVKDSEEFMNELHELVTGRMEELTEAGVNQWNVIKRKLKDELGNYIYAQTKRRPMILPIIIEV; encoded by the coding sequence GTGAACCCTGATGACAACAAATTGTTCGTTGCCGCGCTTGGCGGCGTAAATGAAATCGGCAAAAATATGTATATTATCCAGTACCGCCGCGATATTATCGTGGTGGATTGCGGTTCGAAATTCCCCGACGAAACGCTGCCGGGGATCGATCTGATCGTTCCGGACGTAAGCTATTTGCTGGAAAACGAAGAGATGGTGAAAGGGCTAATCGTTACGCATGGTCATGAAGACCATATTGGGGGGATCCCGTATTTTTTGAAACAGCTCAACATTCCTGTTTACGCTTCCAGATTGACCAGAGGGTTGATCGAGTTAAAGTTGAGAGAGCATAGAATGCTTCGGGAAACGGATATGCACACCATCGACGCAAAGTCGAACATTACGCTTGGTGAATTCGACGTTTCATTTTTTGCAACGAGCCACAGCATTCCGGATTGCCTGGGTATCTTTTTCCGTACGCCTGTTGGAAATGTTGTGCACACCGGGGATTTCAAGTTCGACATGTCGCCCGCAAGCGGGCCTTATCCGGATCTGCATCGCATGGCCGAAATCGGCAAACAAGGCGTGCATCTGCTGCTTTCCGAGAGCACCAATGCCGAACGTCCCGGATTTACGCCATCCGAGCGGGTGGTCGGGGATCACATTTTGGATGCATTCATTCGTGCCAAGCAGAAAATATTCATCTCCACGTTTGCGTCCAACGTCAGCCGCGTGCAGCAGATCGTCAACGCTACGTTCCAGACCGGTCGCAAGCTGGCGCTGCTCGGAAGAAGCATGGTGAACGTGGTCGATGTGGCGAGTGAGCTTGGGTATTTGGACGTGCCGGAAGGTTTGCTTATCGAAGCTGTCGATGTGGAACAATTTGCGCCGAGTGAGGTGGTCGTCCTCTGTACGGGCAGTCAGGGGGAACCGATGGCAGCGTTGTCGCGCCTCTCTTCAGGCAAACATCCGCACGTTAGAGTTGCCGCTGGTGATACGGTCATCCTTGCAGCCGGAGCCATTCCGGGCAACGAACGCAATCTCGCTCATGTCATTGACAACCTCTATGTGCTTGGGGCCAAGGTTATCTATGGCTCTGGCGGCAGTACAGGCATGCATGTGTCGGGGCATGGCAGCCAAGAGGAATTGAAGCTGATGCTTACGCTGATGAAGCCCGAATACCTCGTTCCCGTACACGGCGAATTCCGCATGCTGTACCAGCATCGGCTGTTGGCCGAATCCGTCGGCATGGACGGGGATCACGTCTTTATCGTCAACAATGGGCAGATGGTGCAGTACAAGGATGGCACCGCTTCGCTGGGACCGAGAATCCCGTCCGGCAACAGTCTCGTCGACGGCCTGATCATGGGAGATGTGGGCAATGTCGTGCTGCGCGACCGCAGGCAGCTATCCTCGGACGGCATGCTCGTGATCGTCACCACGCTGAGCAAAACCGAGAAACAAATGGTGACGGCCCCGGAAATCATTTCGCGCGGGTTCGTCTTTGTCAAAGACTCGGAGGAGTTCATGAACGAGCTGCATGAGCTCGTCACGGGCCGCATGGAAGAGTTGACCGAAGCGGGCGTGAACCAGTGGAACGTCATCAAACGCAAACTGAAAGACGAGCTTGGCAACTATATCTATGCCCAGACCAAGCGCAGACCGATGATTTTACCGATCATTATCGAGGTCTAA
- a CDS encoding contractile injection system protein, VgrG/Pvc8 family yields MSSLTISYEQLQIQPFEIRIHEVSFHAKVHEHGRLAFTGVIPEEKEEQYVRMADESTPVELLYTDDQGRKQRLFHGIILKLRVRVENKVYWLEGEAVSHSHAMDLRRETRSFQNASLLIPYVMQKICGLYPDGQVFNTFTEKKKLGGYTLQYQETDWEFLKRLASHYHTVIIPVSTEERIRIYLGLPEHRDAGKLEATHYRMYKDMLAYQKEAKSGKGDLNEKDFIRYEVQVRDRVLQLGDIVQFKGNSLHVFEIRTEMKQGLLVHHYVLGHRASAYRRKRYNSRLVGASISGKIMGVVRDEVQVHLDVDQEWSLATAHLFPYSTMYASEDQTGWYCMPEKGDSIRLYFPNARENEGIALSSVRQKLPAEESAGSTASPASGVSSHAGGSGSPGSGAAGGGTTTIVQQQQLQPIVNFDKDLKEDLMANPNTKFLLTPTGQKITFEEDRITITGATGGATLTLTSAGTIILNCENKITLQAGKQVELVAETVTLQANQIDMSTKDGNGGLKIDQGQVVIKGIEILMNQ; encoded by the coding sequence ATGTCTTCACTAACGATCAGTTATGAGCAATTGCAGATTCAGCCGTTTGAAATCCGGATCCATGAAGTTTCATTCCATGCGAAGGTGCACGAGCACGGAAGGCTTGCTTTTACAGGAGTGATTCCGGAAGAAAAGGAAGAGCAGTATGTGCGAATGGCTGATGAGAGCACGCCTGTGGAATTGTTGTATACGGACGATCAGGGCCGAAAACAACGCTTGTTTCACGGAATCATTCTGAAGCTCCGCGTGAGGGTGGAGAACAAGGTGTATTGGCTTGAGGGGGAGGCGGTGTCTCATTCACACGCCATGGATCTTCGGCGGGAAACCCGTTCCTTTCAGAACGCTTCGCTGTTGATTCCCTATGTGATGCAGAAAATATGCGGCCTCTACCCGGATGGACAAGTCTTCAATACATTTACCGAGAAAAAAAAGCTCGGTGGTTATACGCTGCAATATCAGGAGACCGATTGGGAATTTCTGAAACGGCTCGCTTCGCATTACCACACGGTAATTATTCCCGTATCAACGGAGGAACGCATCCGCATCTATCTCGGACTGCCCGAACATCGCGATGCGGGCAAGCTTGAAGCCACGCATTACCGGATGTATAAGGACATGCTTGCCTATCAGAAAGAAGCCAAATCGGGAAAGGGCGATCTGAACGAAAAAGACTTCATCCGCTATGAAGTCCAGGTTCGCGACCGTGTGCTTCAGCTTGGCGACATCGTTCAGTTCAAAGGAAATTCGCTGCATGTATTCGAGATTCGAACCGAGATGAAGCAGGGGCTGCTTGTCCATCACTATGTGCTGGGTCACAGGGCATCGGCATATCGTCGGAAGCGTTACAATTCCCGACTGGTCGGCGCGTCGATTTCCGGAAAGATCATGGGCGTGGTGAGGGATGAGGTCCAGGTTCACCTGGACGTCGATCAGGAATGGAGCCTGGCCACGGCCCATCTGTTCCCGTATTCCACCATGTATGCATCGGAAGATCAGACCGGATGGTACTGCATGCCTGAGAAAGGCGACAGCATACGCCTCTATTTCCCTAATGCCAGGGAAAACGAAGGCATTGCGCTAAGTTCGGTTCGCCAAAAACTGCCTGCTGAAGAAAGTGCGGGAAGTACGGCATCTCCGGCATCCGGCGTGTCATCGCATGCCGGCGGGAGCGGGAGTCCAGGCAGCGGTGCCGCAGGGGGCGGCACCACAACCATCGTGCAGCAGCAGCAGTTGCAACCGATCGTCAACTTCGACAAGGACCTCAAGGAAGATCTGATGGCGAATCCCAATACGAAATTCCTGCTTACGCCGACGGGACAGAAGATTACTTTTGAAGAGGATCGAATCACGATCACCGGGGCGACTGGAGGAGCGACGCTGACATTGACCAGTGCGGGAACCATCATCCTGAACTGTGAAAACAAAATTACGCTGCAGGCCGGCAAACAGGTGGAATTGGTCGCGGAGACGGTGACCCTGCAGGCCAATCAAATCGATATGTCCACAAAGGATGGCAACGGGGGTTTGAAGATTGATCAGGGACAAGTCGTCATTAAAGGCATCGAGATTTTAATGAACCAATAA